The following are encoded together in the Arthrobacter sp. Y-9 genome:
- a CDS encoding GyrI-like domain-containing protein, producing the protein MDKIDLKKTLDSYQAPKGAFRILTIPERRYLMIDGHGDPNSSPDFTRAVESLYPVAYKLKFGSRATTGRDYVVPPLEGLWWAEDLDAFTTARDKSQWDWTMMLLVPEWIDEDQVLAAKEQAAAKNRPARLDDVRFEALAEGLCVQTLHLGSFDDEAPVLDRLHHEFVPAEGLALRGKHHEIYLSDFRRTAPEKQRTILRQPVERVQR; encoded by the coding sequence ATGGACAAGATCGATCTCAAGAAGACCCTGGACTCGTACCAGGCGCCGAAGGGCGCGTTCCGGATCCTCACGATCCCGGAGCGGCGGTACCTCATGATCGACGGGCACGGGGACCCCAACTCCTCACCCGACTTCACGCGGGCCGTCGAGTCCCTGTACCCGGTGGCCTACAAACTGAAGTTCGGCAGCCGCGCCACGACAGGCCGTGACTACGTGGTCCCCCCGCTCGAGGGACTGTGGTGGGCCGAGGACCTGGACGCCTTCACCACGGCACGGGACAAGTCCCAGTGGGACTGGACCATGATGCTGCTGGTGCCCGAGTGGATCGACGAGGACCAGGTGCTGGCGGCCAAGGAGCAGGCCGCGGCGAAGAACCGCCCGGCCCGCCTGGACGACGTCCGGTTCGAGGCGCTCGCGGAAGGGCTGTGCGTGCAGACACTCCACCTCGGCTCGTTCGATGACGAGGCCCCCGTCCTGGACCGCCTCCACCACGAGTTCGTCCCGGCGGAGGGACTGGCCCTCCGCGGGAAGCACCACGAGATCTACCTGAGCGACTTCCGCCGGACCGCCCCGGAGAAGCAGCGCACCATCCTCCGGCAGCCGGTGGAGCGCGTGCAGCGCTGA
- a CDS encoding acyl-CoA dehydrogenase family protein, with amino-acid sequence MTDRVTQQAELAERYLPQELLERFRERAAVYDRENRFFDEDFAELRELGYLQLFVPEEFGGPGLNLLEVTRLQHRLATAAPATALAINMHLMCTGVARALWARGDDSLTRVFEEAMAGEVFAFGISEPSNDWVLQGSTTVAEVQEDGGYLFTGVKIFTSLSPVWTRLLAHGLDASDPENPRLVYGFVERDAPGITVSDQWDVLGMRASQSRATILKDVPLKAGNVVRRIPPGRTPDLLTFAITSHFQLMIGSVYAGVAWRALELGAAGLKRRSSAKSGTPFSEVPEYRARLADAHLEYLAVPAQLDTYSRDVDELVDHGAGWPLRLVSARLNAATAARRAAETALMCAGGSGFDNGSELSRVWRDATAGLFHPPSADAARPMFAAALLDD; translated from the coding sequence GTGACCGATCGGGTGACGCAGCAGGCGGAACTGGCGGAGCGGTACCTGCCGCAGGAGCTGCTTGAGCGGTTCCGTGAGCGGGCGGCCGTCTACGACCGGGAGAACCGTTTCTTCGACGAGGACTTCGCCGAGCTGCGGGAGCTGGGCTACTTGCAGCTCTTCGTCCCGGAGGAGTTCGGCGGCCCCGGCCTGAATCTGCTCGAGGTCACGCGGCTGCAGCATCGCCTGGCGACGGCGGCCCCGGCCACGGCCCTGGCGATCAACATGCATCTCATGTGCACCGGCGTCGCACGGGCCCTGTGGGCGCGCGGCGACGACTCCCTGACCCGCGTGTTCGAGGAGGCGATGGCCGGGGAGGTCTTCGCCTTCGGGATCAGCGAACCCTCCAACGACTGGGTGCTGCAGGGGTCCACCACCGTGGCCGAGGTCCAGGAGGACGGCGGATACCTGTTCACCGGCGTCAAGATCTTCACGTCGCTCTCCCCGGTCTGGACCCGCCTGCTGGCGCACGGCCTGGATGCGTCTGATCCGGAGAACCCCCGACTCGTCTACGGGTTCGTCGAACGGGACGCCCCCGGCATCACGGTGTCGGATCAGTGGGACGTGCTCGGGATGCGGGCCTCCCAGAGCCGCGCCACGATCCTCAAGGACGTCCCGCTGAAAGCCGGGAACGTGGTGCGGAGGATCCCGCCCGGCCGCACGCCGGATCTGCTGACGTTCGCCATCACGAGCCATTTCCAGCTCATGATCGGCTCCGTCTATGCCGGGGTGGCGTGGCGCGCCCTGGAGCTGGGCGCCGCGGGTCTGAAGCGCCGCAGCTCGGCCAAGAGCGGCACCCCCTTCTCGGAAGTGCCGGAGTACCGCGCGCGACTGGCCGACGCCCACCTCGAGTACCTGGCGGTCCCCGCCCAGCTGGACACCTACTCCCGCGACGTCGACGAGCTGGTCGATCACGGCGCCGGCTGGCCGCTGCGCCTCGTGAGCGCCCGGCTCAACGCGGCCACCGCCGCACGGCGGGCGGCCGAGACCGCGCTGATGTGCGCCGGGGGCAGTGGCTTCGACAACGGCTCCGAGCTTAGCCGTGTCTGGCGGGACGCGACGGCGGGGCTCTTCCACCCGCCGTCGGCCGACGCCGCGCGACCGATGTTCGCGGCGGCCCTGCTGGACGACTGA